Genomic window (Hippoglossus stenolepis isolate QCI-W04-F060 chromosome 11, HSTE1.2, whole genome shotgun sequence):
CAAGAGAgatcagctcctcctgctcGGTCAGGATCTCATTTTCCTGATTGTGAACAAGTGGGTTAATCACAAAATTATTCCACCTCAGATTGACACACGTGGACATAAATAAAGAGTTACACTTCTGCAGGCTTTCATGACAGATtttatgtagtttttttaataactCACCTGTGCTAAGAGGAGGTTAATAACTTCCTCTTCATTCTCAGTCATTTCCTCTTTTGAAACATCTTCCTTTGACAGACTCGCTATCTCCTGGGCTATTTTACTCTCACACTCCtaaaaacagacagtggaaagataaagaaagagcACAAGGGTCAGacataatacaaatattaaaaatgatcCAACAATAACAACTATCTGTTTATCTTTGTACAGTGAGGCACTAAACTCTAACCATCAATTTTATGTACCAAAGCCAATTGGAAATAAAGTACAAGCACCAGAAATTGACATCAGAAATGTAAATTAACAGGCAGCTGCTGGCAATGTGTTGTTATGATTAAATCTTAATATGAAAAGATGTTGACATACATAAGTACAGATAATATTCCTGACACTACTAACCTGGCGTTTGGCCTCCCTCAGTTTGCGTTTTAGAGCTGTCAGGATTCGCTGAACTTCCCAGAGTCGCTCCTCCTTGGACAAGTCCTTCACCCCCGCCTGCAGGTCCCGGTGTAGGCAGTTCAACAGGAACTCCTAAAATACACACGTTTGTTACAGGAGTGAACATGTTTGAACTCCTTAATcataaaacaaatagaaaagtgTCTCTTTGAGTTACAGCATTTAGTTGAAATCTTCCTCCATTTCTGCAGAATGTCTTCTAATATGAAAACCATTATTTTGATTTATGGtccaaacatttgtttaaaacattGTATTTCCCTTGTATCCTCTCTTATGAAAAGGCAGACAAGCCAGATAATATTTGGCTAGAGTCACATTGTGGTTCCCTGtggtattttatttaataacatCAGTGAACAAGAGAACATTCCGAATATAATGTGCGATGCATACATTGTTATATAAACTTAACAGCATAAAACGCTGGAGCACATTGTGACATGATAGCAATCGGCACGCTGTGGAACTGAGGTAAagatatgtgtatatgtataaatattattattgctgaCAAGACACTGTACGAGACACAGAAGCTtatttggcttcattcctgTGCTTCACTATATTCCCATGCAATACTTAAATCTCTGCCTAAGTCATAACAATTTGGTCAAATCtgtttacttaaaaaaaagatatgtaaatatttcagaGATCTTAGAAACAGCAATATATATCTTACGTAGATTTTCACATATTTCTCTGAAGTTGTAAGATATCAAACTATTCTTTTATGTTTCCATCAATCGATTCCGTCAATCAAAGAATGAACTAAGACACGTTAGGCCTGAACCCACCTGTCGTCGGATCTCCTCCTTGATGTTCTCCTGCGTCTCGGGCAGCGCCGGCATCGTTGCCATGTTGGACCAGCGGAGCGGTCGCACCACCTGCTTCAGCACTATGTCTCCAAACAGCTCCGTCACGTGTGTGAAGAACGTGTAAAGAACACGGTTCCCAATCTACAAACAAGGTAAATGAGTCGGTGAACACAAAGCACACGACTATAAAGGCCCCGAAACAAACTGCATCTGTGTGGGAATcgtcattttgtttgtgtttgtgttatttactTGATTAAATTGACTCTGGACCCCACAATTAATTGAAAGTGTGTATTTAACAGTGCTGaggctactgctgctgctgctgctgctgctggagagtaAGTGGAGCAGCTACAGAGATTGTCCCCTGTGGGAATAAATTAGCTTCACTAAACTGGGCCAGGGTTTCTGAGATGAACTGACAGTTTGATCCAATGAAAACATACTTGGTGGGTTGCTAAGGgattgtttcttatttttttacgTACATTTGAGCCAGAGCCAAATTCCCTATTGTTCTATTTGCCGATTAGTTTGCCTGTTGCTGCTGAAACAGTTCTCTCTGCAACATTTCCTCATCTTTTTCCTCTTAATTCCTTCCTTTGTAATCTTCAAATCATCTATCTTCTTTCACTGACCTGTATGGTTGGGTTGAGGACGATGGAGATGTTCTGAATGTTCATCTTGGTTTCTGCCTCCCTGGCGATGACGTGGTCCATGTGTGTGACGAGCCAGGAGAGAAGAAGTCGGCACTCTGGTGACACCTCGGACAGAAGCCTCTGGAACTCCGCCATCTTCTCAGCCTCCACCTGCCGACCGCAGGCGTCCTCGAAGCGCTGGGCCAGGTCTCGGCCCAAGATGTTCTCCGGCAGCTCACGGAGGTACTGCTTCAGTAGACTGGCAACCGTGTGGGGGTCATACTCCTCCAGACAGGGGCACTCCTCACGGTCGTATGCTGCTTTTAATTCATCCACCTTTGACTTCATACCTTGatcaatcacacacaaataataagaaaaatgtacaaacattttttgcaatttttaaaaacgttttcAACCAAGCTTTCTTCACCTGAGACCCGGTAGATGCCCTCACACTTCATGCCATAGTTTTCAATGTAGTCCACACACTCTCTGAAGACGGCCGGCAGCTGGATGCCGTCATACAGAGCTGTCCTCTTGACAGCTTCTGTCAGGGGAGCTCCAAAGATTGGCCTGAAGGTGGGGATCTCCACTGGGACTGGCTCTGCCTCCGTTgttggtttcttcttcttcttcttttctttccactgcttCACCACATCTGCAGCCGTCAGGTCCTTGGATTTCTTATCCTTGACCTTGTCCTCCTTGGGgcccttctccttctccttctctttctccttctctttctctttctccttctctttctccttctctttctccttctccttctccttctctttctccttctctttctctttctccttctccttctccttctctttctccttcacctTGAAgtccttttcctttttcttggAGAAGCTCGGCTTCTTGAATACGTGGATTCCTTTGGAGCGCTTCATCTTGGACGGGCTCTCTGCTTCATCTGCCGAACTGTCCTCCTGGAAGGCGGCGTAACCTTCGGCTGTGAGAGTAAAGAAGAGTAGAGGGAGAAATAGCGTTAGATCTGAGGGGAGAAACACCCCTGAAttgtcatcctcctctcccGACAGAACTATGATATCAGTGAAATAGAGGCAGGAAGAGAGATGCATGAGAGAGAAGCTAGAGGCGGGGGGGAACCGGGACTGGAAAAAGAGGTCAACTACCGATTTAGCATAGCTCCCACTGCACCTTACGCCTCTCCACTCCAGATCCAactaaatttaaacattttccctCAGAGCATACTTCCACAGGATAGTGTCAAACACTGTTTTTTCTCCTCGATTTATCTCTACTCTGGGTTCCCCCCCCAGATCGGGCACTGTGTATCACGCCGCTGCCTGCGACACACCTTCGCGAGGCTCTCTGGGTGTGCCCTGAAACtgtccatctcttcctctctttccctggTGTAGGGGCTAAATACAGAAACGGAAAAATCCAGATACAAAATCGGAAAAAGGGGCCTGACCAGCACTCAGTGAAAAACAATTTCAGTAAAGGAGGATTTCTCACTGCTAAAGATAACAGGATGGAATGGAGTGGGaagctgaataaataaagctttgtttattcaCCAGCTACTAGTGAGGAGGCATCCACTTCTCCACTGCTCTATTGTAAAGAGCATCTTTGTCTTGAGTCTAGATCGATTTATGGGTTGTCTGATAAAAATCGGCTTTGGATTCCCTGCATTTATGTTTGCCGATATGTATCGAGAGATATATATGAGCTGATATAGCATATCAGACATTCTTTTAATAATATCTCTATAATATCAGTTTCTCTATTGCCCTACAAAAATCCAAGTCAGGTTCTATTATTGTCCctcatgaataaaaataaaacatagttCAAAACAGGCTAAAAATCCTTTTCTTCAGAAACTGCCTATAATTAAATTACTCCTCCTTAGCATAATAACCATGTTTTGTCTCAAAACTACAACCATTACCTCATAATTAATGTTACTACATTAGATTACAGTTAGAATCTGCAGCATAAGAAAAgcatttcattttgttcagATCATGAGCAAAGTTTTGACTAATTCCAAAGGTCAATAATAAACGTTAAATTTCAAATGGCAGGATCGTGTCTtactccttttctctttcttcttgaacttgttcttcttcttgccATGCTCTTTGTCGTCGTCCGAGACGTAGGCGTCAGGCGGCTCGTGATGATGGTGGCCATCATGAGGTGGCGACGGTTCACCGGTGCGATACAGCCCCGGGAACTTGGTGGGGCTGATTTCTTCGGAACTGGGGGTGCGCGCCACGCCCCCTGGATGCTCAGCCCGGCGCTGCTCGGAGGGGCTGCTGCTGGGGGGCAGGAAGCACTCAGTCATGGCTACGGTGGCCTGATCACTCTCCTGGCTAAGTGCACATCACATCTCCATCACACCTGCAGGGAGAAGAAAGGTAAGATACTGGACTCGATGCAAATGAACATCTGAGCTctcagataatctcctgctgcttaGATCAGAGCAGGTCGACATCTTTTCAGGAGTAACACAGTTGTTATTTATGTGACAGGGAGGAATGTTGTAATTCTGGtccaaaaatgtaataaacaattttttaaCCTTCTCTTGAAAAGTgtataaattaagttttaatttaCTATAATTGTCTTCGTTGTTTCCTGAATATTTTGATATGAAGACATGAACAGAACAGCTGCAGCAGTAGAGTCCACCCACCAGATGGGGCTCTGCCATACGAACAATCACATCCTCCATGTCTTTCTTCTGACTTCTACATTCAACACAAACTCGACTCCAGTCCTCTGTGACTGAAAAACAGCACTGATGAGTGTAGATTAACAGATATTTGTTCATCTGATGAGCTGGATGGTCAAAATCATTTAGCAATCTGTAATATGgattaaaatattcatatagATTGTAAATCTGATATATTTAACATACAGCGTCTTGAGTTCTTctttatctgttttctttcccacaggttcaataaaacatttaactaTTCATCTATTAAACTTATATCCTCGACCATCACGCGTTAACATATGTTAAAACACAATGCACATATTTGCATGTTTCCAGAAGTGACTGTGTGAGGTTACATGTCCAGTTTAAGTTGACTTCTACAACAATTTAACATATAAACATGTATTATCTTATACCTCTATTTATAAtagttaaatgtttatttaatgcaCTGTTGATGTTTGATGGTTATCATACCTGCCAAATAATGTTATCTACTGAAAACTAAGTATCAAGCTTCCTGCATTATTTGTATGTATtaaccttaaaaaaaatgtatgttgagGTTGATAATACCAAGAAGAATATAATGTATATCATAAACAAACTTAAACTACACTTTATAGCACTATACTAACATAATATTGCTTCTGTTCTTTGCTTCTACTGAATAACCTTGAGATGTTTGTAAtatgaagaaggagaaaatgaTTGATCCACATCTGTATGATGGTGGTCTATGGGTGTGGCAGCCATTTAGGAGTATTTTGATGAAGTATAGACCCAGATCTAAACGTtgtctttataaatacagtttgtggtttggagtctgtgtgagtgtgttattgtttattaatgttattcTCCTATGTGGACTTCTACTGAACTCCCAGGTTG
Coding sequences:
- the ralbp1 gene encoding ralA-binding protein 1; the protein is MTECFLPPSSSPSEQRRAEHPGGVARTPSSEEISPTKFPGLYRTGEPSPPHDGHHHHEPPDAYVSDDDKEHGKKKNKFKKKEKRTEGYAAFQEDSSADEAESPSKMKRSKGIHVFKKPSFSKKKEKDFKVKEKEKEKEKEKEKEKEKEKEKEKEKEKEKEKEKEKEKEKEKEKEKGPKEDKVKDKKSKDLTAADVVKQWKEKKKKKKPTTEAEPVPVEIPTFRPIFGAPLTEAVKRTALYDGIQLPAVFRECVDYIENYGMKCEGIYRVSGMKSKVDELKAAYDREECPCLEEYDPHTVASLLKQYLRELPENILGRDLAQRFEDACGRQVEAEKMAEFQRLLSEVSPECRLLLSWLVTHMDHVIAREAETKMNIQNISIVLNPTIQIGNRVLYTFFTHVTELFGDIVLKQVVRPLRWSNMATMPALPETQENIKEEIRRQEFLLNCLHRDLQAGVKDLSKEERLWEVQRILTALKRKLREAKRQECESKIAQEIASLSKEDVSKEEMTENEEEVINLLLAQENEILTEQEELISLEQVLRRQIATEKEEIERLRAEIADIQSRQQGRSETEEYSSDSESESEDEEELQMILEDLQKQNEELENKNTHLNQAIHEEQEAILELRVQLRLLHSQKVQQEPTVPPPAEQVPPPQPSPEAHSEEQPKRPVNAATTGTDAAASANGKAAKDPSKPSPSKDRRDTNM